One Diabrotica virgifera virgifera chromosome 3, PGI_DIABVI_V3a genomic window carries:
- the LOC126881928 gene encoding uncharacterized protein LOC126881928, with product MQKIETSYATSRTVNAKEHKILYYECNRSDTYGYKPHSKIRTEKSGGSIRIKGVCPSRLICKLTNQGQVSVSYWKTHAGHKEELRAIHLSKAEEKTIEEKLMAGVPPSRILQDSRKLEKPQLDTLALLTSQDLANLSKKYNVHKKRDQNDMVATTLKVQEWNANNKNYAFLFKKEDDAARCLGESSIIKSNHEEEINEFIREKLEQTNVTQEKTKGSLELQNEIKNEMEALKNEMEALKNEMEDLDDTSLTKLRDELGEPCK from the exons ATGCAGAAAATTGAGACCAGTTATGCAACATCTCGAACAGTTAATGCAAAGGAACACAAGATCTTATACTATGAGTGTAACAGAAGTGACACATATG GATATAAGCCCCACTCTAAAATTAGGACAGAGAAATCTGGTGGATCAATTAGAATTAAAGGGGTGTGTCCCTCCAGACTAATTTGTAAACTGACAAATCAAGGACAAGTTTCGGTCAGTTATTGGAAAACACATGCTGGACATAAAGAAGAATTAAGAGCCATACATCTGTCAAAAGCAGAAGAAAAAACGATTGAAGAAAAATTAATGGCTGGGGTGCCACCCAGTAGAATTTTACAAGATTCAAGAAAATTGGAAAAACCACAACTAGATACACTTGCCCTATTAACAAGTCAAGATCTCGCAAATTTATCCAAGAAGTATAATGTACACAAGAAACGAGATCAAAATGATATGGTAGCAACAACCTTAAAGGTTCAGGAATGGAATGCTAACAAcaagaattatgctttcttattTAAGAAAGAAG ATGATGCTGCAAGGTGTTTGGGAGAAAGTTCAATTATCAAATCAAACCATGAGGAGGAAATTAATGAATTTATCAGAGAGAAACTAGAACAGACAAATGTGACCCAGGAAAAAACCAAAGGAAGTCTTGAATtacaaaatgaaataaaaaatgaaatggAAGCCTTAAAAAATGAAATGGAAGCCTTAAAAAATGAAATGGAAGATTTAGATGACACAAGTTTAACAAAATTACGTGACGAATTAGGAGAACCATGCAAGTAA